One genomic segment of Mytilus galloprovincialis chromosome 5, xbMytGall1.hap1.1, whole genome shotgun sequence includes these proteins:
- the LOC143075984 gene encoding uncharacterized protein LOC143075984, giving the protein MEYQRHYQPTFTHLNNVRSNNQIMHQYQPTYSLPTSSRSTSQMSYQQNTMLNPSSQDITMATLQNFNTQSDRGDQPPKCDLRCKCCAVQMAFGLVCACNLTKESVGTQTDILVLNMTTEDYFKPKTTAFKLLQNQITSVLHTTKLSSTSDKTFEDSVSEVINFINDLPDTPRTREKVRTRFRKRMYNQKGYEKTK; this is encoded by the exons ATGGAATATCAACGTCACTACCAGCCAACCTTTACACATCTTAACAATGTGAGAAGTAACAACCAGATAATGCATCAATACCAGCCAACTTATTCTCTGCCAACTAGTAGTAGATCAACAAGTCAGATGTCATACCAGCAAAATACG ATGCTGAATCCTTCCTCTCAAGACATAACTATGGCCACACTACAGAACTTTAATACACAATCTGACAGAGGAGATCAGCCACCAAAATGTGATCTAAGATGCAAGTGCTGTGCTGTACAAATGGCTTTTGGACTAGTGTGTGCCTGTAATCTGACCAAAGAAAGTGTTGGTACACAGACTGATATTTTAGTTCTCAACATGACTACTGAAGACTACTTCAAACCAAAGACAACTGCCTTTAAGCTATTACAG AACCAGATAACCAGTGTCCTCCATACAACCAAACTGAGCAGCACATCTGACAAAACTTTTGAGGACAGTGTTTCagaagttatcaacttcattaaTGATCTACCAGATACACCTAGAACCAGAGAAAAAGTTAGAACAAGGTTCAGAAAAAGAATGTACAACCAAAAGGGATATGAAAAAACCAAGTga